The Streptomyces sp. NBC_00224 genome has a window encoding:
- a CDS encoding 3-hydroxyacyl-CoA dehydrogenase NAD-binding domain-containing protein — translation MSTTAELLKGAAELFPDEVVTSAHVRHLDLPFGAGKFALITLDNGFDHTKPTTFGPGSLANLNAAIDQVEKEAAEGAIVGAGVTGKPFIFAVGADLKGVEILKQHEDALAIGKSGHEVFKRLAALAVPTFAYYNGAAMGGGVEVGLHCTYRTVSKAIPAFSLPEVFLGLVPGWGGCALLPNLIGAERAVSVIIENSLNQNRQLKGKQVFELGIADAIFEGADFLEQSLVWTANVLKGDVTVERPEIDRGEGWDQAVAKGRFIADSKVHGAAPAAYRALDIIAAAKDGDLQAGFDAEDKALADLIMGGELRSGIYAFNLVQKRAKRPAGAPDKSLARPVTKVGVVGAGLMASQLALLFLRRLEVPVVLTDIDQERVDKGVGYVHAEIDKLLAKSRINQDKANRLKGLVSGVLDKAEGFSDADFIIEAVFEEIGVKQQVFAEVEAVAPAHAILATNTSSLSVSEMASKLKHPERVVGFHFFNPVAILPLLEIVRGEQTDDASLATAFGVARKLKKTAVLVKDAPAFVVNRILTRFMGEIQNVIDEGTPVEVAEKAVEPLGLPMSPLVLLELVGPAIGLHVSETLNRSFPERFTVSENLAAVVKAGKRGFYVYSAENNFKPELDPEVAALLKQGDVVLTEEQTRDRVLDAVAQEIGLMLEEGVVAEAQDIDLCLITGAGWPFHLGGITPYLDREGVSERVNGKKFLAQGVASVPA, via the coding sequence GTGAGCACCACCGCTGAGCTTTTGAAGGGTGCGGCCGAGCTGTTCCCGGACGAGGTCGTCACCTCGGCGCACGTGCGCCACCTCGACCTGCCGTTCGGCGCGGGCAAGTTCGCGCTGATCACGCTGGACAACGGCTTCGACCACACCAAGCCGACCACCTTCGGCCCCGGCTCGCTGGCGAACCTGAACGCCGCCATCGACCAGGTCGAGAAGGAGGCGGCCGAGGGCGCCATCGTCGGCGCCGGTGTCACCGGCAAGCCGTTCATCTTCGCGGTCGGCGCCGACCTCAAGGGCGTCGAGATCCTCAAGCAGCACGAGGACGCGCTGGCCATCGGCAAGAGCGGCCACGAGGTCTTCAAGCGCCTCGCCGCGCTGGCCGTGCCGACCTTCGCGTACTACAACGGCGCGGCCATGGGCGGCGGTGTCGAGGTCGGTCTGCACTGCACCTACCGCACCGTCTCCAAGGCCATCCCGGCCTTCTCGCTGCCCGAGGTCTTCCTCGGTCTGGTTCCGGGCTGGGGCGGCTGCGCCCTGCTCCCGAACCTGATCGGCGCGGAGCGCGCGGTCTCGGTCATCATCGAGAACTCGCTGAACCAGAACCGCCAGCTCAAGGGCAAGCAGGTCTTCGAACTCGGCATCGCGGACGCGATCTTCGAGGGCGCGGACTTCCTGGAGCAGTCGCTGGTCTGGACCGCGAACGTCCTCAAGGGCGACGTCACGGTCGAGCGCCCGGAGATCGACCGCGGCGAGGGCTGGGACCAGGCCGTCGCCAAGGGCCGGTTCATCGCCGACTCCAAGGTGCACGGCGCGGCCCCGGCCGCCTACCGCGCGCTCGACATCATCGCGGCGGCCAAGGACGGCGACCTCCAAGCCGGCTTCGACGCCGAGGACAAGGCGCTCGCCGACCTGATCATGGGCGGCGAACTCCGCAGCGGCATCTACGCGTTCAACCTGGTGCAGAAGCGCGCCAAGCGTCCGGCCGGTGCGCCCGACAAGTCGCTGGCGCGCCCGGTCACCAAGGTCGGCGTGGTGGGCGCGGGCCTGATGGCCTCGCAGCTCGCGCTGCTGTTCCTGCGCCGCCTTGAGGTGCCGGTCGTCCTGACCGACATCGACCAGGAGCGCGTCGACAAGGGTGTGGGCTACGTCCACGCCGAGATCGACAAGCTGCTCGCCAAGTCCCGTATCAACCAGGACAAGGCCAACCGCCTCAAGGGCCTGGTCTCCGGTGTCCTGGACAAGGCCGAGGGCTTCTCCGACGCGGACTTCATCATCGAGGCGGTCTTCGAGGAGATCGGCGTCAAGCAGCAGGTGTTCGCGGAGGTCGAGGCGGTCGCCCCGGCGCACGCGATCCTCGCCACCAACACCTCCTCGCTGTCGGTCTCCGAGATGGCGTCCAAGCTGAAGCACCCCGAGCGGGTCGTCGGCTTCCACTTCTTCAACCCGGTCGCGATCCTCCCGCTCCTGGAGATCGTGCGCGGCGAGCAGACCGACGACGCCTCGCTGGCCACGGCCTTCGGTGTGGCGCGCAAGCTGAAGAAGACCGCGGTCCTGGTGAAGGACGCCCCGGCGTTCGTCGTCAACCGCATCCTGACCCGCTTCATGGGCGAGATCCAGAACGTCATCGACGAGGGCACCCCGGTCGAGGTCGCCGAGAAGGCGGTCGAGCCGCTGGGTCTGCCGATGTCGCCGCTGGTGCTCCTGGAGCTGGTCGGCCCGGCCATCGGTCTGCACGTCTCCGAGACGCTGAACCGTTCCTTCCCGGAGCGCTTCACGGTCTCCGAGAACCTGGCCGCGGTAGTCAAGGCCGGCAAGCGCGGCTTCTATGTGTACTCCGCCGAGAACAACTTCAAGCCGGAGCTGGACCCCGAGGTCGCCGCGCTCCTCAAGCAGGGCGATGTCGTCCTGACCGAGGAGCAGACCCGTGACCGCGTCCTGGACGCGGTGGCGCAGGAGATCGGTCTGATGCTGGAGGAGGGTGTCGTGGCTGAGGCCCAGGACATCGACCTCTGCCTCATCACCGGCGCCGGCTGGCCCTTCCACCTGGGCGGCATCACGCCGTACCTGGACCGTGAGGGTGTCTCGGAGCGCGTGAACGGGAAGAAGTTCCTGGCGCAGGGCGTGGCGAGCGTCCCGGCGTAA
- a CDS encoding FAD-dependent oxidoreductase, translating into MAAERLVVIGGDAAGMSAASQARRMKGPDALEIVVFERGHFTSYSACGIPYWVGGDVPERDELIARTPEEHRKRGIDLRMRTEAVEIDTAGRRVRARDLESGEESWTAYDKLVVATGARPVRPRLPGIDAPGVHGVQTLDDGQALLDTLNATGGRRAVIVGAGYIGVEMAEALLHRDYEVTVVTRGEEPMSTLDPDMGRLVHKAMDGMGITTVTGAEVTEILTNEDGRVRAVATRDAEYPADVVVLGVGVEPRTELARAAGLPLGEHGGLLTDLAMRVRGHDDIWAGGDCVEVLDLVSGRERHIALGTHANKHGQIIGSGVGGGYGTFPGVVGTAVSKVCDLEIARTGLREREAREAGLQFVTATIESTNSAGYYPGAALMTVKMLAERRTGRLLGVQIVGREGAAKRVDIAAVALTAGMTVEQVVTLDLGYAPPFSPVWDPVLVAARKAVSAVRAAGA; encoded by the coding sequence ATGGCGGCGGAGCGACTGGTGGTCATCGGGGGCGACGCGGCGGGGATGTCCGCCGCGTCGCAGGCCCGCAGGATGAAGGGCCCGGACGCCCTGGAGATCGTGGTGTTCGAGCGCGGCCACTTCACCTCGTACTCCGCCTGCGGCATTCCCTACTGGGTGGGCGGCGACGTGCCGGAGCGGGACGAGCTGATCGCCCGTACGCCCGAGGAGCACCGCAAGCGTGGCATCGATCTGCGGATGCGCACGGAGGCCGTGGAGATCGACACGGCCGGGCGGCGGGTACGGGCCCGCGATCTGGAGTCGGGCGAGGAGTCCTGGACGGCGTACGACAAGCTCGTCGTCGCCACCGGCGCCCGCCCGGTGCGGCCGCGGCTGCCGGGCATCGACGCGCCGGGCGTCCACGGGGTGCAGACCCTCGACGACGGACAGGCGCTGCTGGACACGCTGAACGCGACCGGGGGGCGCCGCGCGGTGATCGTGGGCGCGGGCTACATCGGCGTGGAGATGGCGGAGGCGCTGCTGCACCGCGACTACGAGGTGACGGTGGTGACCCGGGGCGAGGAGCCGATGTCCACGCTCGACCCGGACATGGGCCGGCTGGTCCACAAGGCGATGGACGGGATGGGCATCACCACGGTCACCGGCGCCGAGGTCACCGAGATCCTCACCAATGAGGACGGCAGGGTGCGGGCGGTGGCCACGCGGGACGCCGAGTACCCGGCGGACGTCGTGGTCCTCGGCGTCGGCGTCGAGCCGCGCACCGAGCTGGCCCGGGCGGCGGGGCTGCCGCTGGGCGAGCACGGCGGGCTGCTCACGGACCTCGCGATGCGGGTCCGCGGCCACGACGACATCTGGGCGGGCGGCGACTGCGTGGAGGTCCTCGACCTGGTGTCGGGCCGCGAGCGGCACATCGCGCTGGGCACGCACGCCAACAAGCACGGCCAGATCATCGGCTCCGGCGTGGGCGGCGGTTACGGGACGTTCCCGGGCGTCGTCGGTACGGCGGTGAGCAAGGTCTGCGACCTGGAGATCGCCCGCACGGGGCTGCGCGAGCGCGAGGCGCGCGAGGCGGGGCTGCAGTTCGTGACCGCGACCATCGAGTCCACGAACAGCGCGGGGTACTACCCCGGGGCTGCCCTGATGACGGTGAAGATGCTCGCCGAGCGGCGTACGGGACGGCTGCTCGGCGTCCAGATCGTCGGCCGCGAGGGCGCCGCCAAGCGCGTCGACATCGCGGCCGTCGCGCTGACGGCGGGCATGACCGTGGAGCAGGTGGTCACGCTGGACCTGGGGTACGCCCCGCCGTTCTCGCCGGTCTGGGACCCGGTCCTGGTCGCCGCCCGCAAGGCCGTGTCGGCCGTACGGGCGGCAGGCGCCTGA
- a CDS encoding DUF3000 domain-containing protein: MAAAQGRTSDGAGGTDSADGRTVPLAFRQAVDGLRGARLRPEIEVDPTRPPQRLAPHAYALEAAVVENDQDLADGRLVLLHDPAGHDAWQGTFRLVTLVRAELEPEMAADPLLPEVCWSWLTGALEARGLSYGEASGTVTRAGSYYFGGLAQRLPATQIEIRASWTPREGHGGVPDTAAHLAAWCDLLCQVAGLPPAPTADAGVVSLPQRRDPR; the protein is encoded by the coding sequence ATGGCTGCCGCTCAGGGACGAACTTCGGATGGCGCCGGCGGCACGGACAGTGCGGACGGCAGGACCGTTCCGCTCGCCTTCCGCCAGGCGGTCGACGGGCTGCGGGGCGCGCGGCTGCGCCCCGAGATCGAGGTCGACCCGACCAGGCCGCCACAGCGTCTGGCGCCGCACGCGTACGCGCTGGAGGCCGCGGTCGTCGAGAACGACCAGGACCTCGCGGACGGCCGGCTGGTGCTGCTGCACGACCCGGCCGGGCACGACGCCTGGCAGGGAACGTTCCGCCTCGTCACGCTCGTACGGGCGGAGCTGGAGCCGGAGATGGCGGCGGACCCGCTGCTGCCCGAGGTCTGCTGGTCCTGGCTGACGGGTGCGCTGGAGGCGCGCGGGCTCTCGTACGGAGAGGCGAGCGGCACGGTGACGCGGGCCGGCTCGTACTACTTCGGCGGCCTCGCCCAGCGGCTGCCCGCCACCCAGATCGAGATCCGGGCGTCCTGGACGCCGCGCGAGGGCCACGGCGGGGTGCCGGACACGGCCGCGCACCTGGCGGCCTGGTGCGATCTGCTCTGCCAGGTCGCGGGGCTGCCGCCGGCGCCTACCGCTGACGCGGGCGTGGTGAGTCTGCCTCAGCGGCGGGATCCTCGCTGA
- a CDS encoding acetyl-CoA C-acyltransferase — protein MPRTVRDVVFVDGVRTPFGKAGPKGIYHETRADDLVVKAIRELLRRNPALDPTKIDEVAIAATTQIGDQGLTLGRTAGILAGLPQSVPGYSIDRMCAGALTAVTSVAGSIAFGAYDAVIAGGVEHMGRHPMGEGVDPNPRFVSEKLVDESALFMGMTAENLHDRYPHITKRRADEYAVRSQEKAAKAYANGKIQQDLVPISVRNTNAEVGETGWGLVTADEPMRPGTTLESLAGLKTPFRVHGNVTAGNAAGLNDGATASIIASEEFARENGLPVKMRLVSYAFAGVEPEVMGYGPIPATEKALAKAGLSIEDINLFEVNEAFAVQVLAFLDHYGIADDDARVNQYGGAIAYGHPLASSGVRLMTQLARQFEEQPEVRYGLTTMCVGFGMGATVIWENPHHKDAGGSK, from the coding sequence GTGCCTCGTACCGTCAGGGACGTCGTCTTCGTCGACGGCGTCCGCACCCCGTTCGGCAAGGCGGGCCCGAAGGGCATCTACCACGAGACCCGGGCCGACGATCTCGTCGTCAAGGCGATCCGGGAGCTGCTGCGCCGCAACCCGGCCCTCGACCCCACGAAGATCGACGAGGTCGCCATCGCCGCGACCACGCAGATCGGTGACCAGGGTCTGACCCTGGGCCGCACGGCCGGCATCCTCGCGGGTCTGCCGCAGTCCGTGCCGGGCTACTCCATCGACCGTATGTGCGCCGGCGCGCTGACCGCCGTCACCTCGGTCGCCGGCTCGATCGCCTTCGGCGCGTACGACGCCGTGATCGCCGGTGGCGTCGAGCACATGGGCCGCCACCCCATGGGCGAGGGCGTCGACCCGAACCCGCGCTTCGTCAGCGAGAAGCTGGTCGACGAGTCCGCCCTGTTCATGGGCATGACCGCGGAGAACCTGCACGACCGCTACCCGCACATCACCAAGCGCCGCGCCGACGAGTACGCCGTGCGCTCGCAGGAGAAGGCGGCCAAGGCGTACGCGAACGGGAAGATCCAGCAGGACCTCGTCCCGATCTCGGTGCGCAACACCAACGCCGAGGTGGGCGAGACCGGCTGGGGCCTGGTCACCGCCGACGAGCCGATGCGCCCGGGCACCACGCTGGAGAGCCTGGCGGGCCTGAAGACGCCGTTCCGCGTCCACGGCAACGTCACCGCGGGCAACGCGGCCGGCCTCAACGACGGCGCCACCGCGTCGATCATCGCGTCCGAGGAGTTCGCGCGCGAGAACGGCCTGCCGGTCAAGATGCGCCTGGTCTCGTACGCCTTCGCGGGCGTCGAGCCCGAGGTGATGGGCTACGGCCCGATCCCGGCGACCGAGAAGGCGCTGGCCAAGGCCGGTCTCTCGATCGAGGACATCAACCTCTTCGAGGTCAACGAGGCCTTCGCCGTCCAGGTCCTCGCGTTCCTGGACCACTACGGCATCGCCGACGACGACGCCCGCGTCAACCAGTACGGCGGCGCCATCGCGTACGGCCACCCGCTCGCGTCCTCCGGCGTACGCCTGATGACCCAGCTGGCGCGGCAGTTCGAGGAGCAGCCGGAGGTCCGCTACGGCCTCACCACCATGTGCGTCGGCTTCGGCATGGGCGCCACGGTCATCTGGGAGAACCCGCACCACAAGGACGCCGGAGGCAGCAAGTGA
- a CDS encoding HRDC domain-containing protein, whose protein sequence is MTDAQKTAAETALRTTGGAPPDDDVPVDGQPTPLLEPRDGIPPVVATDEELAEVVAAFAAGTGPVAVDAERASGYRYGQRAYLVQLRREGAGSALIDPVGCPDLSALGDALADTEWILHAATQDLPCLREIGMVPSRLFDTELAGRLAGFPRVGLGAMVESVLGFALEKGHSAVDWSTRPLPEPWLRYAALDVELLVDLRDALEKELDRQGKLDWARQEFDAIAAAPPAPPRKEPWRRTSGMHKVRRRRQMAAVRELWTARDKVAQRRDVSPGKVLSDSAIIEASLAMPLDVQALMALPGYGHRMGRRQLEQWQAAVDRARALPDSGLPQPGQAVAGPPPPRSWVDKDPAAAARLSAARAAVSELAEQLNMPQENLITPDTVRRVCWEPPGDRSEAAVAQALTAYGARRWQVEQVTPLLAAALAANA, encoded by the coding sequence GTGACCGACGCCCAAAAGACCGCAGCAGAGACAGCACTGCGAACCACCGGGGGCGCCCCCCCGGACGACGACGTCCCGGTCGATGGGCAGCCGACTCCCCTGTTGGAGCCGCGTGACGGCATTCCGCCCGTCGTAGCCACCGACGAGGAGCTCGCCGAAGTCGTCGCCGCGTTCGCGGCCGGCACCGGCCCCGTGGCCGTGGACGCCGAGCGCGCCTCCGGCTACCGGTACGGCCAGCGTGCCTACCTCGTCCAGCTCCGCCGCGAGGGCGCGGGCAGCGCGCTCATCGACCCGGTGGGCTGCCCCGACCTCTCCGCGCTCGGCGACGCCCTCGCCGACACCGAGTGGATCCTGCACGCCGCCACCCAGGACCTGCCGTGCCTGCGCGAAATAGGCATGGTCCCGTCCCGGCTCTTCGACACGGAGCTCGCCGGGCGCCTCGCGGGCTTCCCGCGCGTGGGCCTGGGCGCGATGGTCGAGAGCGTCCTCGGGTTCGCCCTGGAGAAGGGCCATTCCGCGGTGGACTGGTCGACCCGGCCGCTGCCCGAGCCCTGGCTGCGGTACGCGGCGCTCGACGTGGAGCTCCTCGTCGACCTGCGCGACGCGCTGGAGAAGGAGCTCGACCGGCAGGGCAAGCTCGACTGGGCCCGCCAGGAGTTCGACGCGATCGCCGCGGCGCCGCCCGCGCCGCCGCGCAAGGAGCCCTGGCGGCGCACCTCCGGGATGCACAAGGTCCGCCGGCGCCGCCAGATGGCCGCCGTGCGCGAGCTGTGGACGGCCCGGGACAAGGTCGCCCAGCGCCGTGACGTCTCGCCGGGCAAGGTGCTCAGCGACTCCGCGATCATCGAGGCGTCGCTCGCGATGCCGCTGGACGTGCAGGCCCTGATGGCCCTGCCCGGCTACGGGCACCGGATGGGGCGGCGCCAGCTGGAGCAGTGGCAGGCCGCCGTCGACCGGGCGCGGGCCCTGCCGGACTCCGGCCTCCCGCAGCCCGGGCAGGCGGTCGCGGGCCCGCCGCCGCCGCGCTCGTGGGTGGACAAGGACCCGGCCGCCGCGGCACGGCTCTCGGCGGCGCGGGCGGCGGTCTCGGAGCTGGCCGAGCAGCTGAACATGCCGCAGGAGAACCTGATCACTCCGGACACGGTCCGCCGGGTGTGCTGGGAGCCGCCGGGCGACCGCTCCGAGGCGGCGGTGGCCCAGGCGCTCACGGCGTACGGCGCGCGGCGCTGGCAGGTCGAGCAGGTGACACCGCTGCTCGCGGCGGCGCTGGCCGCCAACGCCTGA
- a CDS encoding LuxR C-terminal-related transcriptional regulator: protein MSVLLEQPASLVAYRPNKPTAMVVVADPRVRSTVTRHLWALGVRDVIEASSIAEARPRVSNPRDICVADVHLPDGSGLTLLSETRAAGWPNGLALSAADDIGAVRNALAGGVKGYVVTGTRTNIGHPTRPGAAPIGAAAARMHRRPPGSPSHPGGYRELSGREVEVLRLVAEGQSNKAIGVSMGLSALTVKSHLARIARKLGTGDRAGMVAVALRTGIIH from the coding sequence GTGTCCGTTCTCCTTGAGCAGCCCGCAAGCCTGGTCGCCTACCGCCCGAACAAGCCGACGGCCATGGTCGTCGTCGCCGACCCCCGAGTCCGCTCCACGGTCACGCGCCATCTGTGGGCCCTCGGAGTACGGGACGTCATCGAGGCGTCGTCCATCGCGGAGGCACGTCCCCGCGTCAGCAACCCGCGCGACATCTGCGTTGCCGACGTCCATCTGCCCGACGGTTCCGGGCTCACCCTGCTGTCCGAGACCCGCGCGGCGGGCTGGCCCAACGGCCTGGCCCTGTCCGCCGCCGACGACATCGGCGCCGTGCGCAACGCCCTCGCGGGCGGCGTGAAGGGCTATGTCGTCACCGGTACGCGTACGAACATCGGCCACCCCACCCGCCCCGGCGCCGCCCCCATCGGCGCCGCGGCAGCCCGTATGCACCGCCGCCCCCCGGGTTCCCCGAGCCACCCGGGCGGCTACCGCGAGCTCTCCGGGCGCGAGGTCGAGGTGCTGCGGCTGGTCGCCGAGGGCCAGTCCAACAAGGCGATCGGCGTGTCCATGGGGCTCTCCGCACTGACCGTGAAGAGCCACCTCGCCCGGATCGCGCGCAAGCTCGGCACGGGCGACCGGGCCGGCATGGTGGCCGTCGCACTGCGTACCGGAATCATCCACTGA
- the hemE gene encoding uroporphyrinogen decarboxylase, producing the protein MNANARPWGPPTQTYDSAFLKACRREPVPHTPVWFMRQAGRSLPEYLKVREGIPMLESCMRPELVTEITLQPVRRHNVDAAIYFSDIVVPLKAIGIDLDIKPGVGPVVADPIRTRADLARLRDLTPEDVHYVTEAIGMLTAELGETPLIGFAGAPFTLASYLVEGGPSRNHEHTKALMYGDPQLWADLLDRLAEITGAFLKVQIEAGASAVQLFDSWVGALAPADYRRSVMPASTKVFREVEKYGVPRIHFGVGTGELLGLMGEAGADVVGVDWRVPLDEAARRVGPGKALQGNLDPAVLFSTTEAVEAKTREVLDAAAGLEGHVFNLGHGVLPTMDPDALTRLVDYVHTQTRR; encoded by the coding sequence GTGAACGCCAACGCACGCCCCTGGGGCCCGCCGACACAGACGTACGACTCCGCCTTCCTCAAGGCGTGCCGCCGCGAGCCGGTGCCGCACACGCCGGTCTGGTTCATGCGGCAGGCGGGGCGCTCACTGCCGGAGTACCTGAAGGTGCGCGAGGGCATCCCCATGCTGGAGTCGTGCATGCGGCCCGAGCTGGTCACCGAGATCACGCTCCAGCCGGTGCGCCGCCACAACGTGGACGCGGCGATCTACTTCAGCGACATCGTGGTCCCGCTCAAGGCCATCGGCATCGACCTCGACATCAAGCCGGGCGTCGGCCCGGTCGTCGCCGATCCGATCCGTACGAGGGCGGACCTGGCGCGGCTGCGCGACCTCACCCCCGAGGACGTCCACTACGTCACCGAGGCCATCGGCATGCTGACCGCCGAGCTGGGCGAGACCCCGCTCATCGGCTTCGCCGGCGCGCCTTTCACCCTGGCGAGCTACCTCGTGGAGGGCGGGCCGTCCCGCAACCACGAGCACACCAAGGCGCTCATGTACGGCGACCCGCAGCTGTGGGCCGACCTGCTCGACCGCCTCGCCGAGATCACCGGCGCCTTCCTGAAGGTCCAGATCGAGGCGGGCGCCTCCGCCGTCCAGCTCTTCGACTCCTGGGTGGGCGCGCTGGCCCCCGCCGACTACCGCCGCTCGGTGATGCCCGCCTCCACGAAGGTGTTCCGCGAGGTCGAGAAGTACGGCGTGCCGCGCATCCACTTCGGCGTCGGCACCGGCGAACTCCTCGGCCTGATGGGCGAGGCCGGGGCGGACGTCGTCGGCGTCGACTGGCGCGTTCCGCTCGACGAGGCCGCCCGCCGCGTCGGCCCCGGCAAGGCGCTCCAGGGCAACCTGGACCCCGCGGTCCTCTTCTCGACGACCGAGGCGGTCGAGGCGAAGACCCGCGAGGTCCTGGACGCGGCGGCGGGCCTGGAGGGCCACGTCTTCAACCTGGGCCACGGCGTCCTGCCCACCATGGACCCGGACGCGCTGACCCGCCTGGTGGACTACGTCCACACGCAGACCCGGCGCTGA